Within Nitrospirota bacterium, the genomic segment TGGGACAGGGCAGCACCTTCACTTTCACGCTGCCGTTGACGAAAGAATGGCACACGGAAGGCGAACAGCAATCGCTCGTCGCCTCGCTGTAGCCCGGCAGAGACGCGCCTCCCCTCTCCCGCCGCATCTGATGCCGTCGGGGCGTTCTTTTCGGCCATGCACCCCTCTGCCGCATGGTACGTGTTCCCGAATCTTGACTCTTGACTCCGACTCTCGCCTTTTATCTCACCCTTTTCCTCCTTGACTTTGTGCATCTATTGGAAGTACATTAGCTCCATGTTTCAACGCCTTATCAGGGCCCTCCGGCAGAAAGAGCTCCTCACACCCACGGTATTGATCCTCTCTCTTCTCGTTGTTCTTTCCCTCATCATCATCATCGGACAGTTCTTCCACCAGTCCCTGCAGGAAGAGATGACCGGGCAGTTCAACCAGCAGCAACTCCTGCTGGCCCGCGAGGTGGCGATCAACATCGAGAGCTTCGTGGACGAGGTGTACCGCAACCTCCATGTCATTGCCCGCCTTCCGGACATCGAGAACATCCACAGAAATTCCCGGGTCCGCGCCGTGGCCGAGACGATCACGTTCAGCATCCAGAACGAGATGGTCGTTACCATCCGCGTCGTCGACAGCAACGGCATCGTGCGTTACGACAGCTCCTTCCCGGGCAGGGAGGGCAAAGACCTGTCGCAGACCGACTATTTTCAGAAATCGCGCCTCCTGCCGAGGAACGAGAAGTTCATCACGGATCTGATTCCGGTCCCGGAAAAGCCGGACTCGAAGCAGTTCATCATTGCCACCCCGATCTACCGCCAGACGAAGGGAGAGTTCCCCCGGCGCTTCGGCGGCGTCATGCTCGCCGTGCTCTCCCTCGACGGGATCACCCAGAAATATCTGGCACCGATCAAGTCGGGCGAGCGCGGCTACGCCTGGATGATGGACAGCGAAGGTACCCTGCTCTATCATCCCACGCAGCCCCAGATGGTCGGCAAGAACCTCTACCGGACGGACAAGTCCTGCTTTGCCTGCCACAGAACCTTCGATACTGAAAAGAAGATGATCGAGGGGACCGCCGAGACCTTCGGCTATTATGAAGCCCCCCGCGGGGAGAACAAGCTGGCCGCCTTCTACAAGTTCCCCATTGCGAGAAAATCGTGGCTCGTGGTCGTATCCGCCCCGTACTCCGACGTGATCGCGCTGATGCAGAAAAGCCGGCGCATCTATCAGCTCCTGATCTTCTCGATCTTCGCCACCACCATCGTCGCCTCCTTCGCCACGATCATCTCGAACAAAAAGAAGATCAAGGCGGAAGAGCGGGCCAAGCACCTGGAGAACCATCAGCGGCTCGAGCGGGAGATCGAGATCGCGAAAAACTACCTCGAGAACATCGTGGAGAACACGCGGACGAACCTGATGGTCGTGGACAAGGACCTGATGGTCAGGACCGTCAACTCCGCCGAGGCCGCCACCCTGGGCAGGCCGAAGAGTCACATCCTCGGACGCCGGATCACCTCGCTGTTCCCCGACCGGCTGGCGCCCTACCAGGGCATCCCCTTTGAATCGCTCCTGCAGAAGACGCTCACCGGCAGGAGCTTCGAGCTCAAGGACTACAAAATAACGGGACTGCACGAATCCCCGCTCTACCTTACGATGAACATCAACCCGATCCTGATCGACGGGAAGATCCCGGGCATCCTGATCACGAGCAGCAACGTGACCAAGCGCGTCCAGCTCGAAGAGGCGCTCAAGCTGTATACCGTCGAGCTCGAGGACAAGGTGGACAAGGGCACGGCCACCGCGAAAAAGCTGGAGCAGCAGGTCATGCACTCCGAGAAGCTGGCGGCCCTCGGCAGGCTGGCCGCCGGCGTGGCCCACGAGATCGGCAATCCCCTCACCTCCATCTCCGGCTTCGCGCAGCTCCTGCGCGAGATGGCGACCGACGAATTCTCCCAGAACAGCCTGGACATCATCAATACACACATCCAGCGGATCAACGATATCGTGCGGCGGATGTCAAACTTCGCCCGCGCCGAATCCGTGAACGTCAAGCCGACCCAGCTGAACGAAGTGCTCGCCTCGGCCATGGACCTTCTGCGCCTGGACAAGCGCATGAAGAGCACCATCCAGATCGCGGTCGAACTGGACCCGCAGCTTCCCCGGACCATGATCGATGAAGGCCAGATGTCCCAGGTGTTCATCAACATCGTCCTGAACGCGCTGGACGCCATGCCCGACGGCGGAAGGCTGGCGGTGACCACGAGACTGGGCCAGGACGACCAGGGCAGGGAAGCGATCCTGGTCGGTTTTGCCGACACCGGTACCGGCATACCCCACGAGGACCTCGAGAAGATCTTCGACCCCTTCTACACGACGAAAGAGTCGGGCAAGGGAACGGGGCTCGGACTATCGCTCAGCTACAGCATCGTCAAGCGCTTCAAGGGCGACATCAAGGTGGAAAGCGAACCCGGTGAAGGCACTGTCTTCACCGTGGTACTTCCGATCGAAACGGAATAAGGGAGCGGACAGCATGGAAAAACCGAGCATACTGGTCGTTGACGACGAAAAGGACATCTGCATGGTCCTCAATATCCTGCTCACGAAAGAGGGCTACGACGTGAAGGAGGCCTACAACGGCGAGCAGGCCCTGGAGAAGATCAGGCAGGAGAACTTCGACATTGTCATGACCGACATCAAGATGGACAAGCTGGACGGCTTCGAGGTGCTGAAGCAGGCCCAGGTCATCAGCCCCGAAACATCGGTGGTCATGATGACGGCCTTTGCCTCGGTCGGTTCCGCGGTCGAGGCCATGCGCGCCGGTGCGTCGGACTACATCACCAAGCCCTTCATCAACGACGAGATACGGCTCACGATAAAGCGGATCCTCCAGGGCAGGCAGCTTCAGATGGAGAACCAGATCCTGCGGCAGGAACTGAGCCAGCGGCCGGCCGCCTACAAGAACATCATCGGCAGCTCGGAGCCCATGCAGAAGGTCTATTCGGTCATGGAGAAGGTGACCCCGAGCAAGAGCAACATCCTGATCACCGGCGAGAGCGGGACGGGAAAGGGGCTCGTGGCCCAGGCCATCCACGAGTCGGGGCCCCGCAAGGACAAGCCTTT encodes:
- a CDS encoding cache domain-containing protein is translated as MFQRLIRALRQKELLTPTVLILSLLVVLSLIIIIGQFFHQSLQEEMTGQFNQQQLLLAREVAINIESFVDEVYRNLHVIARLPDIENIHRNSRVRAVAETITFSIQNEMVVTIRVVDSNGIVRYDSSFPGREGKDLSQTDYFQKSRLLPRNEKFITDLIPVPEKPDSKQFIIATPIYRQTKGEFPRRFGGVMLAVLSLDGITQKYLAPIKSGERGYAWMMDSEGTLLYHPTQPQMVGKNLYRTDKSCFACHRTFDTEKKMIEGTAETFGYYEAPRGENKLAAFYKFPIARKSWLVVVSAPYSDVIALMQKSRRIYQLLIFSIFATTIVASFATIISNKKKIKAEERAKHLENHQRLEREIEIAKNYLENIVENTRTNLMVVDKDLMVRTVNSAEAATLGRPKSHILGRRITSLFPDRLAPYQGIPFESLLQKTLTGRSFELKDYKITGLHESPLYLTMNINPILIDGKIPGILITSSNVTKRVQLEEALKLYTVELEDKVDKGTATAKKLEQQVMHSEKLAALGRLAAGVAHEIGNPLTSISGFAQLLREMATDEFSQNSLDIINTHIQRINDIVRRMSNFARAESVNVKPTQLNEVLASAMDLLRLDKRMKSTIQIAVELDPQLPRTMIDEGQMSQVFINIVLNALDAMPDGGRLAVTTRLGQDDQGREAILVGFADTGTGIPHEDLEKIFDPFYTTKESGKGTGLGLSLSYSIVKRFKGDIKVESEPGEGTVFTVVLPIETE